One segment of Palaemon carinicauda isolate YSFRI2023 chromosome 35, ASM3689809v2, whole genome shotgun sequence DNA contains the following:
- the LOC137627782 gene encoding rhythmically expressed gene 2 protein-like, whose product MLRLVTLDVTNTLLKFSRPPGEQYAAIGQLYGLNANPKKLSEAFRIIFKKHEKEVPFYGASSIGWQNWWLNVVADTFRKADCPADDDTLKKVGYHLNKHFSHGGAYELIDGSIPLLTRLQSKSLKIGAVSNFDERLDSILIQLGIKHYFDFVLTSYSLNCAKPDPKIFNKALELAGNKIKPSEALHIGDDIHCDYLGARECGWQSILVSKNVRDLCQENGLKPDASSMFISLREVLPILDDSTVPKDIRT is encoded by the exons aTTTTCCAGACCACCTGGGGAACAGTATGCAGCAATAGGTCAACTGTATGGATTGAATGCTAACCCAAAGAAGCTGAGTGAAGCTTTCCG gATAATTTTCAAGAAACATGAGAAAGAAGTCCCATTCTATGGAGCTTCTTCTATAGGGTGGCAGAATTGGTGGTTAAACGTTGTTGCAGATACATTCCGGAAAGCCGACTGCCCAGCAGATGACGATACATTAAAAAAAGTCGGCTATCACTTGAATAAACATTTTTCTCATGGGGGTGCTTATGAGTTGATAGATGGAAGCATTCCTCTTTTGACCCGGCTGCAGAGCAAATCTTTGAAAATTGGTGCAGTATCCAACTTTGATGAACGTCTTGATAGCATCTTGATTCAGTTAGGaattaaacattattttgattttgttcTCACCTCATATAGTTTGAATTGTGCAAAGCCTGACCCTAAGATATTTAACAAGGCATTGGAGCTAGCAGGGAATAAGATAAAACCATCAGAAGCCCTTCATATAGGTGATGATATTCATTGCGACTACCTAGGTGCTAGGGAGTGTGGTTGGCAAAGCATTTTAGTTTCAAAAAATGTTCGTGATTTGTGTCAAGAAAATGGTTTAAAGCCAGATGCTTCGTCAATGTTTATTAGCTTAAGAGAAGTACTGCCTATACTTGATGACTCTACAGTGCCTAAAGATATAAGAACTTGA